From the Acidicapsa ligni genome, one window contains:
- a CDS encoding outer membrane protein assembly factor BamD, translated as MFTTKTLNRNAGRLTATLGILTLALTMVPAQAKTKVPKTKKNQDLSANPLANVSSRQPDKELFDKAMIALKKGRFDVARLDLQTLLNTYPESEYQMRAKLAVGDSWFKEGGTAALTQAEAEYNDFITFFPQAPEAAEAKMKVADIYFMQMEKPDRDFNNAVHAEQAYREMINQFPDSSLVPRAKQKLRETQEVLGEREFLIGQYYASRENWAGAIARLQTVADTYPLYSRSDQLWLTIGDAYSGEARSVEAAKALPGSVRERLNQIYLDKAAAAYGKIIVRYPMAPHVEDARDRLVAMNRPVPEPTQEAVAENDAEERSRQPVRFTDKTLGLIKHGPLVVEAAHVGEPTMTAPSRTIAPSITKENQQIFASAFRASQPGAPAEAGKTAEPTGANEPPRSDQPQAPLQFENVPDSSGGSGNSVGASIVSAPNAAPAAKPEEDPNAVVKSVGPTETKLPEAEAPAAAPEQVNDVKSGSTPAQNTAAPADAKASKKKPKLDQSDESSSKKKKKKGLSKLNPF; from the coding sequence GTGTTTACAACGAAAACCTTGAACAGGAACGCCGGGCGCCTTACCGCGACCCTCGGCATCCTCACCCTGGCACTGACAATGGTTCCGGCACAGGCCAAGACCAAGGTCCCGAAAACGAAGAAAAATCAGGACTTGAGCGCCAACCCGCTCGCCAACGTCTCCAGCCGTCAGCCCGACAAAGAGTTGTTCGACAAGGCGATGATCGCGCTCAAAAAGGGCCGTTTCGACGTAGCCCGGCTCGACCTGCAGACCCTTCTGAACACCTACCCCGAGTCGGAATACCAGATGCGCGCCAAACTGGCCGTAGGCGATAGCTGGTTCAAGGAAGGCGGCACCGCCGCTCTCACCCAGGCCGAGGCCGAGTACAACGACTTCATCACCTTCTTCCCGCAGGCTCCCGAAGCGGCAGAAGCAAAGATGAAGGTAGCCGACATCTACTTCATGCAGATGGAAAAACCCGATCGCGACTTCAACAACGCCGTTCATGCCGAACAGGCGTATCGCGAAATGATTAACCAGTTCCCCGACTCGTCTCTCGTACCGCGCGCCAAGCAGAAGCTCCGCGAAACCCAGGAAGTCCTCGGCGAACGCGAGTTCCTCATCGGCCAGTACTATGCCAGCCGCGAAAACTGGGCCGGAGCAATCGCCCGCCTGCAGACCGTCGCAGACACCTATCCCCTCTACAGCAGAAGCGATCAGCTCTGGCTGACGATCGGCGACGCCTATTCCGGCGAAGCTCGTTCCGTAGAAGCCGCAAAAGCTCTTCCCGGCTCGGTTCGTGAACGCTTGAACCAGATTTATCTGGACAAGGCCGCAGCAGCCTACGGCAAAATCATCGTCCGCTACCCAATGGCTCCCCATGTCGAGGATGCCCGTGACCGTCTCGTCGCCATGAACCGGCCCGTTCCCGAGCCTACCCAGGAAGCCGTTGCCGAGAATGATGCAGAAGAGCGCAGCCGCCAGCCCGTTCGCTTCACCGACAAGACTCTGGGCCTGATCAAGCACGGTCCTCTGGTCGTCGAAGCCGCCCACGTAGGCGAGCCCACCATGACCGCCCCCTCGCGGACCATCGCTCCCTCAATCACCAAGGAAAATCAGCAGATTTTCGCTTCCGCCTTCCGCGCCAGCCAGCCCGGTGCTCCCGCCGAAGCAGGAAAGACAGCCGAGCCCACTGGAGCCAACGAGCCGCCGCGCTCCGACCAGCCCCAGGCTCCTCTGCAGTTTGAGAATGTTCCCGACTCAAGTGGCGGCAGTGGCAATAGTGTCGGCGCATCCATCGTAAGCGCTCCTAACGCCGCTCCAGCAGCCAAGCCTGAAGAAGATCCCAATGCCGTCGTAAAATCCGTCGGCCCCACGGAAACCAAGCTGCCCGAAGCAGAGGCTCCCGCAGCCGCACCCGAGCAGGTCAACGACGTCAAGTCCGGCTCAACACCCGCGCAGAATACAGCGGCCCCAGCCGACGCCAAGGCCTCCAAGAAAAAGCCCAAGCTGGATCAAAGCGACGAGTCTTCCAGCAAGAAGAAAAAGAAGAAGGGTCTGAGCAAGCTGAACCCCTTCTAG
- the rpe gene encoding ribulose-phosphate 3-epimerase, translated as MVELLPSILSADFAHLADEVAAAERGGGTVIHVDVMDGHFVPNITLGPPVVRSLRKATSLPLDCHLMIDNPNDYIPAFAEAGANWIGVHYEACPHLHRTIELIQNHGMHPGVVLNPATRVDVLLDILPMLHHVLIMSVNPGFGGQNFIPFSLDKIRRLAEIRQELGLAFRIEVDGGVAHDTIAQVVKAGADLLVAGSAVFSNGSAEQNARELLAVAKIASGEA; from the coding sequence ATGGTTGAACTGCTTCCATCTATCCTCTCCGCCGATTTTGCGCATCTTGCCGACGAAGTAGCCGCGGCCGAGCGAGGCGGCGGCACAGTCATTCATGTCGATGTAATGGACGGCCATTTCGTCCCCAACATCACTCTGGGGCCGCCCGTCGTAAGAAGTCTGCGCAAAGCCACCAGCCTGCCGCTCGACTGCCACCTGATGATCGACAATCCCAACGACTACATTCCCGCCTTTGCCGAAGCAGGCGCAAACTGGATCGGCGTTCATTACGAGGCCTGCCCGCATCTGCATCGCACCATCGAGCTGATTCAGAATCACGGCATGCACCCCGGAGTCGTTCTCAATCCGGCTACACGCGTCGATGTCCTGCTCGATATCCTGCCCATGCTGCACCACGTGCTCATCATGAGCGTGAATCCCGGCTTCGGCGGGCAGAATTTTATCCCTTTCTCCCTGGATAAGATCCGTAGACTAGCAGAAATCCGCCAGGAGCTCGGCTTGGCGTTTAGAATTGAAGTGGACGGCGGCGTGGCTCACGATACCATCGCCCAGGTCGTCAAAGCAGGAGCGGATCTGCTCGTGGCAGGCAGTGCCGTATTTAGCAACGGCAGCGCCGAACAGAATGCACGCGAATTGCTGGCAGTTGCGAAAATCGCATCAGGCGAAGCATAA
- a CDS encoding TIGR03435 family protein: protein MAHLTMHGTARQIAAAILLLSPYSLIAQPPTQPQSQPQPSAERPKFDAFDVATIKPVGPDEGKGRFITMQDAHRFVAKDYTLKLLIAAAYDLNPKTISGGPNWIESDHYNIVAVTPGEHPGEGPGKVQGEISSEIRPTRNEQMTMLRALLVDRFKLTFHREAKEFSIFELQVSKDGPKLKPTAAPDTPPSVGPGVVYPQRIVLPGRNATMGEFASLLQRAILDRPVVDKTGLSGRYDFDFEWAPDETQFGGDVPVASADAPSPPLFRAIQDQLGLRLVPTHGPVNALVVDSAERPSPN from the coding sequence ATGGCCCATTTAACAATGCATGGAACGGCCCGGCAGATCGCCGCCGCGATTCTTCTTCTCTCCCCATACAGCCTCATCGCCCAGCCCCCAACGCAGCCCCAATCCCAACCCCAGCCCAGCGCCGAACGACCAAAATTCGACGCCTTCGATGTAGCCACAATCAAGCCCGTCGGCCCCGACGAAGGAAAAGGCCGCTTCATCACCATGCAGGACGCCCACCGATTCGTGGCCAAAGACTACACACTCAAGCTGCTGATTGCCGCCGCCTACGACCTCAACCCCAAAACCATCTCCGGCGGTCCAAACTGGATCGAGTCCGATCACTACAACATCGTCGCCGTCACACCGGGCGAACATCCGGGCGAAGGTCCAGGCAAAGTCCAGGGAGAAATTTCAAGCGAGATCCGGCCCACCCGCAATGAGCAGATGACTATGCTGCGGGCTCTCCTCGTCGACCGCTTCAAACTCACCTTCCATCGCGAAGCAAAGGAGTTTTCCATCTTTGAATTACAAGTAAGCAAAGATGGTCCAAAACTCAAGCCCACCGCCGCTCCCGATACGCCTCCGTCCGTAGGCCCCGGCGTAGTCTATCCGCAGCGCATCGTGCTTCCCGGACGGAACGCGACCATGGGCGAGTTCGCTTCACTGCTGCAGAGAGCCATTCTCGACCGCCCGGTCGTGGACAAGACCGGCCTTTCCGGCAGATATGATTTCGATTTCGAATGGGCCCCCGACGAAACGCAGTTCGGCGGTGATGTTCCCGTTGCCTCCGCGGACGCTCCAAGCCCACCGCTTTTTCGTGCCATCCAGGACCAACTCGGCCTCCGGCTCGTCCCAACCCATGGACCGGTAAACGCACTTGTAGTCGACAGCGCCGAACGGCCCTCCCCGAACTGA
- a CDS encoding excinuclease ABC subunit UvrC — MLNQTLPFDAANPAEALRQLPARKAAVFALYGADESAEPYIGTTPDLRRRLERLLRPAVGQTRRLQLVSRVRRIAWQITGSEFESLLLQFCLLEQAYGAKVLERMHLRPPAFVRFHGGNPYPRLTITNRPSLKESQWAFGPFPSRTSAERYCEEVLKLFLLRRCEENLDPHPSHPGCVYSEMKKCLAPCYQGCTDERYAEESDAVRSFLATRGESKLTIIGQQRDHASEQMEFEAAAALHAQFQRVESVRALAAEIVRPLSELRACFFQVSANPEEVSVFLYENGELRGPAPFSTLGMRIQNEQSGSSSLFAQPMAIQPVPESEPQGSPSGTSSTPGTSSQPGRKANRDLLEARLESVLESLAATRPQPNATTRQGHLALVTRWYYRPQQKRIGEICFPHTGENQPWPLKSMLRSIGRVAAASLSPASLSPAGLPPTSL, encoded by the coding sequence ATGCTGAATCAAACGCTCCCTTTCGACGCCGCCAACCCCGCTGAAGCGCTCCGTCAGCTACCCGCGCGCAAAGCCGCCGTCTTTGCCCTCTACGGAGCCGACGAGTCCGCCGAGCCCTACATCGGCACCACTCCCGACCTGCGCCGCCGTCTCGAACGCCTGTTGCGCCCCGCCGTCGGGCAAACCCGGCGCCTGCAACTGGTCTCACGCGTCCGCCGCATCGCCTGGCAAATCACCGGCTCTGAATTTGAATCGCTACTGCTGCAATTCTGCCTGCTGGAGCAGGCCTACGGTGCAAAAGTACTGGAACGCATGCACCTGCGCCCCCCAGCTTTCGTGCGCTTTCACGGCGGCAATCCCTATCCGCGCCTCACCATCACCAACCGCCCCAGCCTCAAAGAAAGCCAGTGGGCCTTCGGACCGTTTCCATCTCGCACCTCCGCCGAACGCTATTGCGAAGAGGTGCTCAAGCTCTTCCTCCTGCGCCGCTGCGAAGAAAATCTCGATCCCCATCCCAGCCATCCCGGCTGCGTCTACTCCGAAATGAAAAAGTGTCTCGCTCCCTGCTATCAGGGCTGCACCGACGAGCGTTATGCCGAGGAATCCGATGCCGTTCGTAGCTTCCTCGCCACGCGCGGCGAAAGCAAGCTCACCATCATCGGCCAGCAGCGCGATCACGCCTCCGAGCAAATGGAGTTTGAAGCCGCCGCCGCCCTGCACGCCCAGTTCCAGCGCGTCGAATCCGTCCGCGCCCTCGCCGCCGAAATCGTGCGTCCCCTTAGCGAACTCCGCGCCTGCTTCTTCCAGGTGTCAGCCAATCCCGAAGAAGTCTCCGTCTTTCTTTATGAGAACGGCGAACTGCGCGGCCCTGCGCCTTTTTCAACCCTCGGCATGAGAATTCAAAACGAGCAGTCCGGATCGAGTTCTCTTTTCGCCCAACCGATGGCCATTCAGCCCGTTCCCGAGAGCGAACCCCAAGGCAGCCCATCCGGCACCTCCAGCACGCCAGGCACCTCCAGCCAGCCCGGCCGAAAAGCAAATCGCGATCTCCTCGAAGCCCGCCTGGAGTCCGTCCTCGAATCCCTCGCCGCGACCCGTCCCCAGCCCAACGCAACCACCCGGCAGGGACATTTAGCGCTCGTCACTCGCTGGTATTACCGTCCCCAGCAAAAACGCATCGGCGAAATCTGTTTTCCGCATACCGGCGAAAACCAGCCCTGGCCACTGAAATCCATGCTGCGCAGCATCGGCCGCGTAGCGGCAGCCAGTCTTTCCCCTGCAAGTCTTTCCCCAGCAGGCCTTCCCCCGACGAGTCTTTGA
- a CDS encoding TldD/PmbA family protein yields MSEVAATSQSNSKLDLKSLAAEVVDRAIKAGATDAEAIVSEGDEFSVSVRMGEVETLQESGSRGLGLRVFRGQRSASASTSDLTPDGIAQLVSGAMALAQVTEEDSFAGLPDPADFGQLQDDLHLYYEDVYSLPAAERIDRAKRAEAAALAADPRITNSQGGSFDAATGRRVLANSRGFLGQYRSSYCGLSAVPLAMDEKGSMQRDSWSSSARRIADLESPESIGKEAARRALRHLGARRVPTQQVPIVFSQDVSRSLIGHLFEAASGDSIWRSASFLVGQLGESIAAANLTVIDDHTMLLPNGVGGYGTSPFDGEGLPTRRTVVVENGILQTYLLNTYTARKLNMRSTGNATRGLAGSPGIGAGNLYLVPGSQTPEEILADIPSGLYVTSLMGFGANMVTGDYSRGASGLWIENGELTYAVEEITIAGNLREMFRNITAIGNDLVFRSSVAAPTLRVDGMAIAGA; encoded by the coding sequence ATGTCTGAAGTTGCCGCAACGTCCCAATCGAATTCCAAACTCGACCTGAAATCCCTGGCTGCCGAGGTTGTCGACCGCGCCATCAAAGCAGGAGCCACCGACGCTGAAGCCATCGTCAGCGAGGGAGATGAGTTCTCCGTCTCAGTCCGCATGGGCGAAGTGGAAACACTCCAGGAATCCGGTTCCCGCGGCCTTGGCCTGCGCGTCTTCAGGGGCCAGCGATCGGCTTCAGCCTCCACCAGCGACCTCACTCCGGACGGCATCGCTCAGCTCGTATCCGGCGCAATGGCATTGGCCCAGGTCACCGAAGAGGACTCCTTCGCCGGACTGCCCGATCCCGCCGACTTTGGCCAGTTGCAGGACGATCTGCACCTCTATTACGAAGACGTCTATTCCCTGCCCGCCGCCGAACGCATCGACCGCGCCAAACGCGCCGAAGCAGCAGCACTCGCAGCCGATCCCCGCATCACCAACTCCCAGGGTGGCAGCTTCGACGCGGCCACCGGCCGTCGTGTGCTCGCCAACTCGCGCGGCTTCCTCGGCCAATATCGCTCCAGCTACTGCGGTCTATCCGCTGTTCCGCTCGCAATGGATGAAAAAGGCTCCATGCAGCGCGATTCCTGGTCCAGCAGCGCTCGTCGCATCGCCGACCTTGAATCCCCCGAGTCCATCGGCAAAGAAGCTGCCCGCCGCGCCCTGCGCCATCTCGGAGCACGCCGCGTTCCCACCCAGCAGGTACCCATCGTCTTCTCGCAGGATGTATCGCGCTCTCTCATCGGCCATCTCTTCGAGGCTGCTTCCGGCGACTCCATCTGGCGCTCAGCCTCCTTCCTGGTCGGCCAGCTCGGCGAAAGCATCGCCGCCGCCAATCTCACCGTCATCGATGACCACACCATGCTTCTCCCCAACGGAGTAGGCGGTTACGGCACCTCACCCTTCGACGGCGAAGGCCTGCCCACCCGTCGCACCGTTGTCGTCGAAAATGGCATCCTGCAAACCTACCTGCTCAACACCTACACCGCCCGCAAGCTGAACATGCGCTCGACAGGCAACGCGACGCGCGGATTGGCAGGCAGCCCCGGTATCGGAGCAGGCAACCTGTACCTCGTGCCCGGCAGTCAGACTCCGGAAGAAATTCTGGCCGACATTCCCAGCGGACTATACGTCACCAGCCTCATGGGCTTCGGAGCCAATATGGTCACCGGCGACTACTCCCGCGGCGCCTCCGGCCTGTGGATAGAAAACGGCGAACTGACCTATGCCGTCGAAGAGATCACCATCGCCGGCAACCTCCGCGAGATGTTCCGCAACATCACAGCCATCGGCAACGATCTCGTTTTCCGCAGTTCTGTCGCCGCACCGACCCTGCGCGTCGACGGCATGGCCATCGCGGGAGCCTGA
- the tldD gene encoding metalloprotease TldD produces MSASPILAPLPTASHKRYFFQKFGITESLLERCLGEALSAGGDYADLYFESVTATALGVDEQIVKSASQGTSAGCGIRVLSGERTGYAYTDNLSPERLIHAAKTAALIASGPSKQPIQGFNDAPVADLYPVPLGGFDLDLAARLDLIQRADRAARAFDPRVIQVRASYSEELRRILIAGSDGAFASDTQPLCRLNVFVIAKDDSNTTRGSGGCGGRGGLDIFVGSKSPESLAREAARGAILQLGAVPAPAGEMEVVLGPGWPGILLHEAVGHGLEADFNRKKTSAFAGLVGQSVASSKVTVVDNGTIAGRRGSLNVDDEGSPTQETVLIENGILKGYLTDKLSSRLTGAANTGSGRRENYQCIPMPRMTNTYMLAGDDSPEDIIRSVRRGLYAVNFGGGQVDITNGKFVFSASEAYLIEDGKITAPVKDATLIGNGPEALKYVSMVGHDLKLDEGIGTCGKNGQSVPVGVGMPTIKLDKMTVGGTGR; encoded by the coding sequence ATGAGTGCTTCTCCAATACTCGCTCCACTTCCGACCGCCAGCCACAAACGCTACTTTTTCCAGAAATTTGGAATTACAGAAAGCCTTTTGGAACGATGCCTCGGGGAAGCCCTTTCCGCAGGCGGAGACTACGCGGATCTTTACTTTGAGTCAGTTACAGCCACAGCGCTCGGTGTCGATGAGCAGATCGTCAAATCCGCCAGCCAGGGCACCAGCGCCGGATGCGGCATTCGCGTCCTCTCCGGCGAGCGCACCGGCTATGCCTACACTGACAATCTCAGCCCCGAACGCCTGATCCACGCAGCAAAGACCGCTGCGCTTATAGCCTCAGGGCCATCCAAACAGCCCATCCAGGGATTCAACGACGCACCCGTCGCCGATCTTTACCCCGTTCCGCTGGGCGGTTTTGACCTCGATCTGGCCGCAAGACTCGATCTCATCCAGCGCGCCGATCGCGCAGCGCGTGCCTTCGATCCACGCGTAATTCAGGTTCGCGCCAGCTATAGCGAAGAGCTGCGGCGCATCCTCATTGCCGGATCAGATGGAGCCTTTGCCTCCGACACCCAGCCCCTCTGCCGCCTGAACGTCTTCGTCATCGCGAAAGACGACTCGAACACCACACGCGGCTCCGGAGGCTGCGGCGGACGCGGCGGTCTGGACATCTTCGTCGGCTCCAAGAGCCCGGAAAGTCTGGCTCGCGAAGCCGCCCGCGGAGCCATCCTGCAACTCGGCGCAGTCCCCGCACCGGCAGGCGAAATGGAAGTCGTTCTCGGCCCCGGCTGGCCCGGCATCCTGCTCCACGAAGCCGTCGGTCATGGCCTCGAAGCCGATTTCAACCGCAAAAAAACCTCCGCATTCGCCGGACTCGTCGGCCAGTCTGTCGCCAGTTCCAAGGTGACCGTCGTTGATAACGGAACCATCGCTGGTCGCCGCGGCTCGCTTAACGTCGACGACGAAGGTTCGCCAACCCAGGAGACCGTGCTGATCGAAAACGGCATCCTCAAGGGCTATCTCACCGATAAGCTCTCCTCGCGGCTCACAGGCGCAGCCAACACCGGTTCCGGCCGCCGCGAGAACTATCAGTGCATCCCCATGCCGCGCATGACCAACACCTACATGCTCGCCGGCGACGACTCCCCTGAAGACATTATCCGCAGCGTTCGGCGCGGCCTCTACGCCGTCAATTTCGGCGGCGGACAGGTGGATATTACCAACGGAAAATTCGTTTTCTCAGCGTCCGAAGCCTACCTCATCGAGGATGGCAAAATCACCGCCCCAGTGAAGGACGCAACCCTGATTGGCAACGGTCCGGAGGCTCTGAAATATGTCTCCATGGTCGGCCACGATCTCAAGCTCGATGAAGGCATCGGCACCTGCGGCAAAAACGGCCAAAGCGTGCCTGTCGGAGTCGGCATGCCCACCATTAAACTCGACAAAATGACCGTCGGCGGCACCGGACGATAA
- a CDS encoding YfiT family bacillithiol transferase, with amino-acid sequence MTLSTDLRYPVGRFSAPASKTYADFTAAIDVLRQLPRLLTAAVDGLDDSQLDTPYRDGGWTVRQVVHHLADSHLNSYIRFKLALTENWPTIKAYDQEAWANLPDSKMPVQVSLDLATAVHARWVALLESMTEEQFELGFTHPIYGSMTLAHALAMYDWHSRHHVGHINGLRSRMGW; translated from the coding sequence ATGACACTTTCTACGGACTTGCGCTATCCGGTTGGCCGCTTCAGTGCGCCTGCGAGTAAAACTTATGCTGATTTCACTGCCGCCATCGATGTGCTGAGGCAGTTGCCGCGACTGCTTACGGCTGCGGTCGATGGCCTGGACGACTCACAGCTCGACACACCTTATCGCGACGGCGGCTGGACGGTGCGCCAGGTGGTGCATCATCTGGCTGACAGCCATTTGAATTCGTACATACGGTTCAAGCTGGCTCTCACTGAGAATTGGCCGACTATCAAGGCTTATGACCAGGAGGCCTGGGCGAATTTGCCTGATTCGAAGATGCCGGTGCAGGTTTCGCTGGACCTTGCTACCGCGGTGCATGCCCGGTGGGTTGCGCTGCTGGAGTCGATGACGGAAGAGCAGTTTGAGCTCGGTTTTACTCATCCGATTTATGGAAGTATGACGCTGGCTCATGCGCTGGCGATGTACGACTGGCATAGCCGTCATCACGTGGGCCACATCAACGGCCTGCGCAGCCGGATGGGCTGGTAG